The Aeromicrobium yanjiei DNA segment CGAGCGCGAGGGCCAGCACACCCGACAACCGCACGTCCCCGTAGCCGAAGGCACCACCGAAGAACCGGCTCCCGGCCCAGTGGAGCACCCGGAAGATCACGTAGACGACCACATTGGCCACGATCGCGTGCACGAGCACGTCCGGGTCACCCAGCAGCAGCGCGCCGACCGCCACGAGCAGCAGGGTGCCCAGGTAGAGCCGCGAGACCACCGCGAAGGGCAGCAGCCGCGTGTGCCAGTCGATGTACGCCAGCCAGCTGCCGACGCCCGTCACCAGCACCCACACGGGCACGAGCTCGGGATCGTCGATCGCCCACGCCGCGACTCCCGCCATCGGAGCGGCCGCTGCGGCGAGCGCCCACGACACGAGCGGACGCGCGGCCAGCACGGCGTATGCGATCTTGTCCGGGTCGCGGTCCGGCTCGGGCGGCTCGGGCAGTCGTCGCAGCAC contains these protein-coding regions:
- a CDS encoding prepilin peptidase, encoding MTVALAVVVAALIGAAGPLVLRRLPEPPEPDRDPDKIAYAVLAARPLVSWALAAAAAPMAGVAAWAIDDPELVPVWVLVTGVGSWLAYIDWHTRLLPFAVVSRLYLGTLLLVAVGALLLGDPDVLVHAIVANVVVYVIFRVLHWAGSRFFGGAFGYGDVRLSGVLALALGALGRSEVLVGIYAGFVLGAVLGVVLARLRIVDPQGYAFGPYMVAGAVIGTAWGPVVHAT